The Gemmatimonadaceae bacterium DNA segment CTTCAAGGACAAGCTCGCCCTGGTGCGGAAGCACCATCTGCGCGGCTACTCCGTCTGGCTCTTGGGAACCGAGGATCCCAAGGTGTGGGGCGTCGTGGGCAACGTGGCGCGGTAGACGAGGGACGCCCCTGTACCTTGCACCACACCCTGCACCGTGCCCCTGCACCACACTCTGGACCGTGCCCCTGCACCTACCCCCTCGCCCTTCTCCGCTTCATCACGTCGTCGAAGTACGTGTAGATGACTGGCGTCACATAGAGCGTGATCAGCTGCGAGAAGGCGAGTCCGCCCACCACCGCGATGCCCAGCGGCCGCCGTGACTCGGCGCCCGCGCCGGCACCGAGCGCGATGGGCAGCGTGCCCACCAGCGCCGCGCCCGTGGTCATCATGATCGGGCGGAAACGCACCAGGCACGCCTCGTAGATCGCGTCGAAGGCCGGCGTTCCCTTCTTCTTTTCCGTCTCCGTCGCAAAGTCGATCATCATGATGGCGTTCTTCTTCACGAGGCCTATCAGCATGATGATGCCCACCCACGCGTAGACCGTCAGTTCCGTGCGCGTCAGCACCAGCGTGATCAGCGCGCCGAAGGCCGCAAACGGAATGCCGCTGAGGATCGTGAGCGGGTGGATGAAGCTCTCGTACAGCACGCCGAGCACCACGTAGATCACGAAGATGGCGATCACGAACAGCGCCAGCAGTCCCTGCTGCGTCTGCTGAAAGACCTGCGCCGCCCCGTAGAAGCCGGTCGACACGCCTTCGGGGAGCGCGCCGCGCGCCGCCTTCTCAATGGCGGTGACGGCATCGCCGAGCGCGTATCCCGGGCGCAGGTTGAACGACAGCGTCACGCTGGGCTGCTGTGCGGTGTGGTTCACGAGCATCGGCCCCAGCGTGCGTTCGACGCGCGTCACCGACGAGAGCGGCACGAGCTTGCCCGTCTTGGCCCGCACGTACAGCATGTCGAGCGCGGACAGGTCGCTCTGGAACTCCGGGAGCAGCTCGAGGATCACCCAGTACTGGTTGTTGGCCGTGTAGATGCTGCTCACCTGTCGCGAGCCATACGCGTTGTACAGCGCCTGCTCGATCTGCTCGGGCGTCACGCCATACAGCGCGGCGCGATCGCGGTCAAGTTCCACCGACGCCTGCGGATTGGCGATCTGCAGGTCGGTGGTGACGTCGGTGATCTGCGGCAGCTCCTTGAGCGCCTTCTCCGCCGTCTGCGCCGCGCTGTAGAGCACGGGAAGGTCGGCGCCGCTCATCGTGTACTGGTACAACCCCTTCGACGTGCGCCCGCCGATCTGGATGACGGGGTCGTTGCGCACGTACACCGCGATGCCGGGAACGACGCGCAGCTTCTTCGTGAGCTCGGGGATGATCTCGTCCGCCGACTTGGAGCGCTGCTCGCGCGGCTTGAGGCGCATCGTGAAGCGCCCCTGGTTCGCCGTGCCCGACGTGCCACCCTGCCCCGTGCCAACGTTCGAGATGAGGGCATCCACGTTGGGATCCTGCAGCGCGATGGCCACCACCGCCTTCTGGTGCCGCACCATCTCCTCGAAGCTCGTCCCCTGCGCCGCCTCGGTGCTCGCCGAGAGCCGGTTCTGGTCTTCCGAGGGGAAGAAGCCCTTGGGCACCATCTGGTACGCGACGGCCGTCAGCACCAGCGCCGACGCGCTGGCCACCAGCGCCACCGGGCGGTGCGCCATCACCCAGGTGAGCGTGCGCGCGTAGGTCCGGTACGCCCACTGGTACGCCGCCTCGAAGCGGTCGAGCAGCCAGTTGTGGGTGCCGTGGATGCGCGCCTCGTTCAGGAAGCGCGACGCGAGCATCGGCGTGAGCGTCAGCGAGACCGCGCCCGACACGAGAATGGCCGCGGTGATGGTCACCGCGAACTCGCGGAAGAGCCGCCCCACGATCCCGCCCATGAACAGGAGCGGGATGAAGACGGCCACCAGCGAGATGGTCATCGAGAGAATCGTGAAGCCGATCTCCGACGCGCCGTCGAGCGCCGCCTGCAGCGGCTTCTTTCCCATCTCCATGTGACGCACGATGTTCTCGAGCATCACGATGGCGTCGTCCACGACGAACGCCACGGCCAGCGTCAGCGCCATCAGCGACAGGTTGTCGAGGCTGAAGTCCAGCGCGTACATCACCGCGAACGTCCCCACCAGCGCCATCGGCACGGCGACGCTGGGGATCATCGTCGCCGAGGTGTTCCGCAGGAACAGGAAGATCACCAGCACGACGAGGAAGATCGTGAGGCCCAGCGTGACCTTCACGTCGTGCACCGACTCGCGAATGCTCGCCGAGCGGTCCATGAAGATCTCGAACTCCACCGCCGCGAGGAGCTGCGCGCGCAGCGTCGGCAGGATGGCCTTCACCGCGTCGGCCACTTCGACGGTGTTCGTGCCGGGCTGCTTCTGCACCGACAGCGAGATGGCGCGCGTGTCCTTGTACCAGCCGGCGATGCGCAGGTTCTGCACGCCGTCCACCACCTGTCCCAGGTCCTTGAGCCGCACCGGCGCGCCATTGCGATAGGCGACGATCACCTCCTGGAACTGCGCCGCATTTACCAGCTGACCGTTGGCGCTGACCGTGTACGCCTTTTGCGGCCCCCAGAGGACACCGGTGGGCAGGTTCACGTTCTGCTGCGACACCGCCGCGGCCACTTCGTCGATGCCGATGCCGCGGCTCGCGAGGGCGCGGGGATCCACCTGCACGCGCGCCGCGTACTTCTGCGTGCCGAGCACGCTCACCTGCGCCACGCCATTCACCGTGCTCAGCCGCTGCGCCACCACCTGCTGCACCAGCTCGTCGAGCGCCGACAGCGGCATCGTCTTCGAACGGAAGCTGAGGTACAGGATCGGCTGGTCGGCCGGGTTCGACTTGGTCAGCGACGGCGGGATGATGCCCGGCGGCAGCTCGCGCAGCGTCTTGCTGATGGCCGACTGCACGTCCTGCGCGGCGGCGTCGATGTTGCGCGCGAGGGAGAACTGCAGCGTGATGGTCGTGCCGCCGAGCGCGCTCGTCGACGTCATGTTGTCGACGCCGGCGATCGTCGTGAACTGCTTCTCCAGCGGCGTCGCCACGGCGGAGGCCATCGTCTCCGGGCTCGCCCCCGGCAACGACGCGCTCACCGTGATGGTCGGATAATCCACCGCGGGCAGGTCGCTGACACTCAGCAGCCGATACGCCAGCCCACCGAAGACGAGCACGGCCACCGCGAGCAGCGTGGTCGTGACCGGCCGCCTGATGAAGAGCGCCGTGAAATTCATGGCGTCGGTGCGCGCGCCGCGGCGGGCTGGCGTGGCGATCCGGCGCCCGTCGGCGCGCTCCGCACCTCGACCTTTGCCCCGACCGTCAGGCGCGATTGCCCGTCCACCACCACCTGTTCGCCCCCCGTCAGTCCCTTCTCGATGACCGTCAGGTCGCCGACCGCGCGCCCCGCCGTCACCGGCGCCACCTGCGCGGTGCCGGCCTTGTCCACGATGAAGACGAACAGGCCGTCCTGGCCCGTCTGCACCGCGGGCGTCGGCACGAGCACGGCGTTGGACTCCCGGAAGATCTCGAGCTGCACCGCCACGAACTGCCCGGGCCAGAGCTGATTCTCGGCATTGGCGAACCGCGCCTTCAGCGTCACCGTCCCCGTGGTCGTGTCCACGCCGTTGTCCACGAAGCTCAGCGTGCCCGGCACCGGCGCGCCGCTCCCCCGCCCCGGATAGGCCGTGGCCTGGAGCGCCTGCGCCTGCGAGTGCTTCTGCACCAGCGCCAGTTCACGCTGTGGCACCGAGAAGCGGACGAGGATGGGGTGGATCTGGTTGATCACCACGAGCGGCGTCGTCGCGTTGGGCCGCACCAGGTTCCCCTGCCGCACCAGCACGCTCCCCGTCTTGCCGCTGACCGGGGCCTTGATGGTCGCGTTGTCCAGGTTGAACTGCGCGTTCTCGACGTTCGCCTTGTCGGCATCCACCACCGCCTTGAGCGCCGCCGCGTTGGCTGCGGCCTGATCGGCCTGCGAGCGCGTCACGTAGTCGCGCTGGGCCAGCGCCTCGTACCGCTCGGCGTCGCGCACGGCGGCGTCATACTGCGCCTTGTCGCGCGCCAGCACCGCGCGCGCCTGCTGCGCGGCCGCGCGATACGGCACCGGATCGATCTCGAACAGCACCTCCCCCGCGGCCACCTCATCGCCCTCGCGGAAGCGCACTTCACGCAGCACGCCGCCCACCTGGCTCTGCACCGCCACCGACTGCACGGGTTCGACGAGCCCGTTGGCTCGCACCAGGTACGGTGCATCGCCTCGCGTCGCCATCGCGACGGTGACGGGGATCGGCGGCTTCGGCGGCGCGGCCGGCTTGCCGCAGGCGAGGCCGACCACGGGGACCATCAGGAACAGGACACGCGCGTTCTTCATCGAGGCTTCCCCGGTGTGCCGGGTGTGAGAGTCAGGTTCGGCTCGCCATGCGTCCCGAGCACGCCCGCGTCGCGCGCCAGCTGCGCGAGCGCGGCAAACCATGTCCAGCGGCTCTGAATCGACTGGGCCCGGGCGTCGGCCAGCGCGTTCTGCGCCGTGAGCAGGTCGAGAATGCTGCCCACTCCCTCGGCATAGCGGCCGCGCGCCACTTCTTCGGAGCGCGTCGCACTCGTCAACAGTTCGCGCGCCGTGGCCACGCGCTGCGTGACGGTCTGCAGCGCCCAGTACGACGTCCACACCTGCGCCGCGGCGTTGAGCTGCGCCTGGTCCGCGCGGGCGGCCGCCACGGCCGCATTCTCCCGCGCCGTCGCCACGTCGGAGGCGCGCGACAGCCCGTAGAAGAGCGGCACCGACAGGCCGAAGGTCAGCGCGTACGTCGTGCCATCGAGCACGTTCGCGTTGGAGAAGGCCTGGCCGCGATTCGCCCCCATCGTGACGCTGGGAAGCATCGCCGAGCGGGCCACGCGCACCTGCTGCGCGCTCTGTCGCGCGGTGGCACGCGACGCCATCACATCCGGACGCTCGCGCATGGCGCGCGCGATGAGCGAGTCCACGTTCTCGGCGAGCGCGGCCACCGGGGTCGCCCCCGTGTCGCTGACGACGTCGAACGCGGCGTTGGCGGGCAGGCCGAGCGCGAGCGCCAGTTGGGCGCGTGCGGCCTGCAGGTTCCCCTCCGCGGTCTGCGACGCCAGGCGCGACTGCGCCAGCGCGGTGCGCGCCTGCAGCACGTCGGCGATGGTGGCCAAGCCCACGTCGTGCCGGCGTTCGGCAGCCGCCAGGTTGGTCGTCGCCGTCGCCACGGTCTGCCGCGACGCATCCACCAGCCCGCGGGCGGCCTGATACGTGAAGTACGCAGATTCCGACTGGAGCACCACCGATTGCACCGCACCATTGTGCGTCAGGTCGGCCGCGAACATCGCCTCGCGCGCCGCCGACATCACGCCGCCGCGGGCGCCAAAGTCGAAGAGCAGGTATTGCAGCGAGATGGTGGTGGAGACCGTGGTGCGGTCGCCCGGCACCCGCGCCGGATTCGATGAGATGGCGCGCGATGGCCCGCCATTGGCGTCGGCCTGCAGCGTCGGCACCCACCGGCCGCGCGCGCTCGCATACGCCGACGCAGCCGCGCGCGACTGGGCCCACGTGATGCGCGTCTGCGGGTTGTTGCCGAGCGCGACGTCGATGACATCGGCCAGGGTAAGCGCCTGCAGGCGTGACGCGGCTGAATCGGGGATGACGGCCCCCCGCCGCGCCAACCGAATCGCGGCCGAGTCGAACGGAGCGCCGGCGCGTCGGCTGGTGGGCCACCCCTCGCGCGGCGTCGGAGCGGTCGCCACATGCCCACCGACGTGCGATGGCGGCGTACACGCCGGAACGGCAACCGCCAGCAGTAACGCCAGCGCGAGGGGGGAACGCGAGACGGGCATCGCAGCGAGTGGAGGGCCTGGGCGCCCGGGGGAGCCAGGGGCGCCCGCCAGCCGCGTGAGGGTTTGGGATTCTTCAGCTTAATGATACGCCAGGCAAACTCGTAGCGTTTGCGGCTCCCCCAAGAGGCACGCGGGCGGCCGGGCCCCACCCCGACCGCCCGCGCCGCGTATCGCTCGCCGTTCGCTACGGCGTGCGTTCCCTGCGCTGCCACGCGGTGAAGGCGGCGCTGACCACCCATCCGAGGAGGGCGATGGGGAGCACCACCACCAGCAGCAGTTTCACCACCGCGAAGCCGACGGCGAGCACCGCCCCCAGCACGCCAAAGACGACCGCCAGGAGTGCTGCGGCGAGCACCACGACGAGAAAGATGGGAATGCCGACCAGCGCCAGCACGGCGACGACGGGGATGGTCAGCACGAACAGGGCGGCCATGACCGGCATGCCGAGCGTGAGGAAGACGAACCCCAACGGAATGAGCACGACCAGCGCCACGAGGCCCAGGAGGAACGACTTCACGAGATCGCGCACGATGATGTCCTGTGGTGGATGCTCACCCTACGGCGGTCGACGCCCCCCTGATTCACGCCGCGGTATCCCGTTCCTGCACTCGTCCCCGCCTCGCCAAGCCCCTACCCCCTCCCCGTTCCCGCCCGTTGGTACGTTCCCATCACCGCCGCCGTCTCGAGGATGTGCCCGCGCATGGCCGCATCCAGATCCTTGCGCGTGGCCCGTGGGCCGAGGTCGGGCAGCACGGTATCGAGTGCGTAGAGGGTGTGGAAATACCGATGGCGGCCGATGGGGGGACACGGTCCCTCGTAGCCAGGATCACCGGAGTCGTTGAGACCTTCGAGCGCACCGCTCGGCACCGGCGACCGCGCACCGCCCTCGGGCAGCGCGCTCACGGACGGCGGGATGTTGTACAGGACCCAGTGCACCCAGATGCGCTTTGGCGCCGCCGGATCGGGCGCGTCGGGATCGTCCACGAGCAGCGCAAGGCTCCTTGCGGCGGAAGGCGCATTCGACCAGGCGAGCGGCGGCGAGCAGTTCGCTCCATCGCAGGTGTGCCGCACGGGGATTGCCTCACCGTGCGCGAACGAGCCGGAGATGAGTTCCATGTCTGCAACTTCCAATCGACCGCCCATTTCGGCAAGCGCGCATTCGCCACCACCCCATCATCCGTGTCCCGTCATCCGCTTCACATCTTCCGTCTCCCGTCCTCCATCTCCCATCTTTCCCCGATGCGCCTTGTCCTTGCCGTCGCCCTTGGCAGCGCCGTTGGCGGCGTGGCCCGCTTTCTCCTTTCTGCTTGGCTCGAGCAGCGGGCCGTGTCGTCGTTCCCGTACGCGACGCTTCTCGTGAACATTACCGGGAGCGTGCTGCTCGGTTTCCTCGCCACGTGGACGTACGAGACGGCCGGGGTCCCCGCCGACGTGCGGGCACTGCTGACCACGGGCTTGTGCGGCGGCTACACCACCTTCTCGACGTTCAGCCTCGAGACGGTCGCGCTCATCGAGGAGGGATTCCTCGGCCGCGCCGCCGCCTACATCGCCTTGAGCGTGCTGCTCTCCGTGGTGGGCGCGTACGCCGGCATCCTCGGCGCCCGCCAGTTGGTGCTCCTGCGCGCCTCGTAGGGACGGCGAACGCACGGCGGGCGGCCGTGGTGGCCGCCCGCCGCAAGAACATCGGTAGCCGCCGCGATCAGACGTGCGCGAGTTCGCCCTCGGTCTCGGCGCTCAGCCGGAACGTGGAGAATCGCAGCAGTACGCCGGTGCCGCCCGATTCCTCCAGCATTCGCGCCGCATCGCCGGACACCACCTCCACGCGCGCGTCCTGCGCCAGCGCCGATCGCACGAAGACCTCAGCCACCTCGGGCTGCAGCGCGATGAACGACGTGCTCAGCACGAGCGTGTGCACGCACCGCTCGTCGAGCGCCCGTCCGGTGATGGCGGCCCCGGCCGCGGCCAGGTCGTCGTTGCCGTACCGGCGCAGCAACTCCTCCACCAGCTCCTGCTCCGCGCCGCGGCGCAGCTGCACGAGGCCCTCGCTCACGGCCCGCGCGATCTCGCTGACCCGCGCCCGGGCGCCCAGGGCGGGCGTCTCAATCACGTTCTGCACGCCTTCGCGCTCAATCGCCGCCATCGCCTCGTCGAGCAGTTGCGGCGTGCCGCCGACGAAGACGGGGAGCGCCGGGGTCAGCGCGCGGACTCGGCTCGCGAGCTCGCGCAGCATCCGCGACCGCGCCTCGCGGCGCTCACGCTCGGCCGCGTCGCGCCCGACGCCGCCGCGCGCCGCCGGGTGAACCGTGCCGGGCCGGGCAGTGCCGGTCGGCGCCTCACGATCGTGATGCGGGAGCGTGCGGACGGTGTCGATGCGTCGCACGCCGTCGTCATCGCAGTGGAAAATGCGAGCCGCGCGGCTGTCGGCCACCACGACCCACGCTTCCCCGCCGCCCAATTCTGCCGCGCACAGGAAGGGCGCGAGCGCCACCCCCTTGCGCCACGCCCCGAGCGTCGGCGTGACGCCGCGCAGCGGCATGTCGAGGCAGACTTTTCCGTCGGCGACCACGCCGAGCCAGCCCGGCGCGTCGAGCGTGCCGCGACGGTGTGACAGGTGCTCTTCCAGTGCGTCGATGTTCCGCGTGAAGGCTTCGCGCTCGTCGTGCGAGGCGTCGCCCAGCGCGTGACGCAAACGACTTTCCTCCTGTTTCAGGGACCGCCGCCAGGCGGTGCGCCATGCCGGATTTTCGCTCCGGCCGTCAAGGTATAGTGTCAGTGTGGGCGTCTCGCGCAGCTTGGCGTCGAGCGCCACGAGTTCCGCAAAGGGCATCATCAATCCGCTCCTCCAGTAACAGGCGGAACGCCCTGGGGGGCCCGCGCAGCGCGCGAGCGTCTCGCTGCATTAATGAATGCCTCGGCGCGCGCCTCGGCGCAGTAGGGTCTACGCTGGAAAAGGGTAGGGCTTCATCGCACGGAACCCTGACAGGGTTCAACTGACGACGTCACGTGCGTTGCCGCTGCCGCTTCTCGCGCCGCGACGGCGCCCTGCACCGCCGCGCGATACACGTTGGCATACCCGGTCATCGAGCGATCCCACCCGAAGTCGCGCGCCATCGCCCGTCGCATCATGGCCGGCCACGCCAGCGCATCGCGGTAGCGCGTGAGCGCGCGATCGAGCGCGGCCTCCATCGAGGAGACGTCGAATCGGTCGAACAGGAATCCGGTGTCCTCGTCCGCCACGGTGTCGCCGATGCCGCCCACGCGGCGGCCGATGACCGGCGTGCCGTAGCGTGACGCGTGCATCTGCGTGAGGCCGCACGGCTCGTACAGCGAGGGCATGAGCACCATGTCGGCGCCGGCCATCAGCTGGTGCTCCAGGCGATCGGTGAACGAGAAGCTGCAGGCCATGCGTCCGGCGTGCGCCGCCACGAGCGCGGTGACGGCGTCCCGAATGCGCGCGTCGCCCTCGCCGATGACGATGAGCTGCAGCTCCGACTCGCGCAGGCGCGCGCTGCGCAGCACGATGTCGAATCCCTTCTGGGCTGCGAGGCGGGATGACATGCCGATCAACGGGACGTGCGCGAGGCGCGGCAGGGCGAACGCGCGCTGCAGCGCGTCCTTGCAGACGGCCTT contains these protein-coding regions:
- a CDS encoding efflux RND transporter permease subunit, yielding MNFTALFIRRPVTTTLLAVAVLVFGGLAYRLLSVSDLPAVDYPTITVSASLPGASPETMASAVATPLEKQFTTIAGVDNMTSTSALGGTTITLQFSLARNIDAAAQDVQSAISKTLRELPPGIIPPSLTKSNPADQPILYLSFRSKTMPLSALDELVQQVVAQRLSTVNGVAQVSVLGTQKYAARVQVDPRALASRGIGIDEVAAAVSQQNVNLPTGVLWGPQKAYTVSANGQLVNAAQFQEVIVAYRNGAPVRLKDLGQVVDGVQNLRIAGWYKDTRAISLSVQKQPGTNTVEVADAVKAILPTLRAQLLAAVEFEIFMDRSASIRESVHDVKVTLGLTIFLVVLVIFLFLRNTSATMIPSVAVPMALVGTFAVMYALDFSLDNLSLMALTLAVAFVVDDAIVMLENIVRHMEMGKKPLQAALDGASEIGFTILSMTISLVAVFIPLLFMGGIVGRLFREFAVTITAAILVSGAVSLTLTPMLASRFLNEARIHGTHNWLLDRFEAAYQWAYRTYARTLTWVMAHRPVALVASASALVLTAVAYQMVPKGFFPSEDQNRLSASTEAAQGTSFEEMVRHQKAVVAIALQDPNVDALISNVGTGQGGTSGTANQGRFTMRLKPREQRSKSADEIIPELTKKLRVVPGIAVYVRNDPVIQIGGRTSKGLYQYTMSGADLPVLYSAAQTAEKALKELPQITDVTTDLQIANPQASVELDRDRAALYGVTPEQIEQALYNAYGSRQVSSIYTANNQYWVILELLPEFQSDLSALDMLYVRAKTGKLVPLSSVTRVERTLGPMLVNHTAQQPSVTLSFNLRPGYALGDAVTAIEKAARGALPEGVSTGFYGAAQVFQQTQQGLLALFVIAIFVIYVVLGVLYESFIHPLTILSGIPFAAFGALITLVLTRTELTVYAWVGIIMLIGLVKKNAIMMIDFATETEKKKGTPAFDAIYEACLVRFRPIMMTTGAALVGTLPIALGAGAGAESRRPLGIAVVGGLAFSQLITLYVTPVIYTYFDDVMKRRRARG
- a CDS encoding efflux RND transporter periplasmic adaptor subunit, with the protein product MKNARVLFLMVPVVGLACGKPAAPPKPPIPVTVAMATRGDAPYLVRANGLVEPVQSVAVQSQVGGVLREVRFREGDEVAAGEVLFEIDPVPYRAAAQQARAVLARDKAQYDAAVRDAERYEALAQRDYVTRSQADQAAANAAALKAVVDADKANVENAQFNLDNATIKAPVSGKTGSVLVRQGNLVRPNATTPLVVINQIHPILVRFSVPQRELALVQKHSQAQALQATAYPGRGSGAPVPGTLSFVDNGVDTTTGTVTLKARFANAENQLWPGQFVAVQLEIFRESNAVLVPTPAVQTGQDGLFVFIVDKAGTAQVAPVTAGRAVGDLTVIEKGLTGGEQVVVDGQSRLTVGAKVEVRSAPTGAGSPRQPAAARAPTP
- a CDS encoding TolC family protein, coding for MATAPTPREGWPTSRRAGAPFDSAAIRLARRGAVIPDSAASRLQALTLADVIDVALGNNPQTRITWAQSRAAASAYASARGRWVPTLQADANGGPSRAISSNPARVPGDRTTVSTTISLQYLLFDFGARGGVMSAAREAMFAADLTHNGAVQSVVLQSESAYFTYQAARGLVDASRQTVATATTNLAAAERRHDVGLATIADVLQARTALAQSRLASQTAEGNLQAARAQLALALGLPANAAFDVVSDTGATPVAALAENVDSLIARAMRERPDVMASRATARQSAQQVRVARSAMLPSVTMGANRGQAFSNANVLDGTTYALTFGLSVPLFYGLSRASDVATARENAAVAAARADQAQLNAAAQVWTSYWALQTVTQRVATARELLTSATRSEEVARGRYAEGVGSILDLLTAQNALADARAQSIQSRWTWFAALAQLARDAGVLGTHGEPNLTLTPGTPGKPR
- a CDS encoding YbhB/YbcL family Raf kinase inhibitor-like protein, translating into MELISGSFAHGEAIPVRHTCDGANCSPPLAWSNAPSAARSLALLVDDPDAPDPAAPKRIWVHWVLYNIPPSVSALPEGGARSPVPSGALEGLNDSGDPGYEGPCPPIGRHRYFHTLYALDTVLPDLGPRATRKDLDAAMRGHILETAAVMGTYQRAGTGRG
- the crcB gene encoding fluoride efflux transporter CrcB; this translates as MRLVLAVALGSAVGGVARFLLSAWLEQRAVSSFPYATLLVNITGSVLLGFLATWTYETAGVPADVRALLTTGLCGGYTTFSTFSLETVALIEEGFLGRAAAYIALSVLLSVVGAYAGILGARQLVLLRAS